A part of Rattus norvegicus strain BN/NHsdMcwi chromosome 4, GRCr8, whole genome shotgun sequence genomic DNA contains:
- the Casp2 gene encoding caspase-2 isoform X2, whose product MAASSGRSQSSLHRKGLMAADRRSRILAVCGMHPDHQETLKKNRVVLAKQLLLSELLEHLLEKDIITLEMRELIQAKGGSFSQNVELLNLLPKRGPQAFDAFCEALRETRQGHLEDLLLTTLSDIQHILPPLSCDYDSSLPFSVCESCPPHKQSRLSTDTMEHSLDNGDGPPCLQVKPCTPEFYQAHYQLAYRLQSQPRGLALVMSNVHFTGEKDLEFRSGGDVDHTTLVTLFKLLGYNVHVLYDQTAQTTGRL is encoded by the exons ATGGCGGCGTCGAGCGGGAGGTCTCAGTCTTCCCTGCACAGGAAGGGGCTGATGGCGGCTGACAGGAGGAGCAG GATTTTGGCAGTGTGTGGAATGCATCCTGACCATCAGGAAACTCTGAAAAAGAATCGAGTGGTGCTGGCCAAACAGCTGCTGCTGAGCGAACTGTTAGAACATCTCCTAGAAAAGGACATTATCACTTTGGAAATGAGGGAGCTAATCCAG GCCAAAGGGGGCAGTTTCAGCCAGAATGTGGAACTCCTCAACCTGCTGCCAAAGAGAGGACCCCAGGCTTTTGATGCCTTCTGTGAAGCCCTGCGGGAGACCAGGCAGGGTCACTTGGAAGACTTACTGCTCACAACCCTCTCTGATATCCAGCACATACTCCCACCG TTGAGCTGTGACTATGACTCAAGTCTCCCCTTCTCGGTGTGTGAGTCCTGCCCTCCTCACAAGCAGTCCCGCCTATCCACAG ATACTATGGAACACTCCTTAGATAATGGTGATGGTCCTCCCTGTCTTCAGGTGAAGCCATGCACTCCTGAGTTTTACCAGGCACACTACCAGCTG GCCTATAGGTTGCAGTCTCAGCCTCGTGGCTTGGCACTGGTGATGAGTAATGTGCACTTTACTGGAGAGAAAGACCTGGAATTTCGCTCCGGAGGGGATGTGGACCACACTACTCTAGTCACCCtcttcaagcttttgggctacaATGTCCATGTGCTGTATGACCAGACTGCACAG ACAACAGGAAGACTGTAA
- the Casp2 gene encoding caspase-2 yields MAASSGRSQSSLHRKGLMAADRRSRILAVCGMHPDHQETLKKNRVVLAKQLLLSELLEHLLEKDIITLEMRELIQAKGGSFSQNVELLNLLPKRGPQAFDAFCEALRETRQGHLEDLLLTTLSDIQHILPPLSCDYDSSLPFSVCESCPPHKQSRLSTDTMEHSLDNGDGPPCLQVKPCTPEFYQAHYQLAYRLQSQPRGLALVMSNVHFTGEKDLEFRSGGDVDHTTLVTLFKLLGYNVHVLYDQTAQEMQEKLQNFAQLPAHRVTDSCIVALLSHGVEGGIYGVDGKLLQLQEVFRLFDNANCPSLQNKPKMFFIQACRGDETDRGVDQQDGKNHAQSPGCEESDAGKEELMKMRLPTRSDMICGYACLKGNAAMRNTKRGSWYIEALTQVFSERACDMHVADMLVKVNALIKEREGYAPGTEFHRCKEMSEYCSTLCQQLYLFPGYPPT; encoded by the exons ATGGCGGCGTCGAGCGGGAGGTCTCAGTCTTCCCTGCACAGGAAGGGGCTGATGGCGGCTGACAGGAGGAGCAG GATTTTGGCAGTGTGTGGAATGCATCCTGACCATCAGGAAACTCTGAAAAAGAATCGAGTGGTGCTGGCCAAACAGCTGCTGCTGAGCGAACTGTTAGAACATCTCCTAGAAAAGGACATTATCACTTTGGAAATGAGGGAGCTAATCCAG GCCAAAGGGGGCAGTTTCAGCCAGAATGTGGAACTCCTCAACCTGCTGCCAAAGAGAGGACCCCAGGCTTTTGATGCCTTCTGTGAAGCCCTGCGGGAGACCAGGCAGGGTCACTTGGAAGACTTACTGCTCACAACCCTCTCTGATATCCAGCACATACTCCCACCG TTGAGCTGTGACTATGACTCAAGTCTCCCCTTCTCGGTGTGTGAGTCCTGCCCTCCTCACAAGCAGTCCCGCCTATCCACAG ATACTATGGAACACTCCTTAGATAATGGTGATGGTCCTCCCTGTCTTCAGGTGAAGCCATGCACTCCTGAGTTTTACCAGGCACACTACCAGCTG GCCTATAGGTTGCAGTCTCAGCCTCGTGGCTTGGCACTGGTGATGAGTAATGTGCACTTTACTGGAGAGAAAGACCTGGAATTTCGCTCCGGAGGGGATGTGGACCACACTACTCTAGTCACCCtcttcaagcttttgggctacaATGTCCATGTGCTGTATGACCAGACTGCACAG GAAATGCAAGAGAAACTTCAGAATTTTGCACAGTTACCTGCACACCGGGTCACAGACTCCTGCATAGTAGCACTCCTCTCACATGGTGTGGAAGGTGGCATCTACGGGGTGGATGGCAAACTGCTTCAG CTCCAAGAGGTTTTTCGACTTTTTGACAATGCTAACTGTCCAAGTCTACAGAACAAACCAAAAATGTTCTTCATCCAAGCATGTCGTGGAG ATGAGACAGATAGAGGGGTTGACCAGCAAGATGGAAAGAACCATGCACAATCCCCTGGATGTGAGGAGAGTGATGCTGGCAAGGAGGAATTAATGAAGATGAGACTTCCTACTCGCTCAGACATGATATGTGGCTATGCTTGCCTTAAAG GCAATGCTGCCATGCGGAATACCAAACGGGGTTCCTGGTACATTGAGGCCCTCACTCAGGTGTTCTCTGAGAGAGCTTGTGACATGCACGTGGCCGACATGCTTGTTAAG GTGAATGCCCTTATCAAGGAGCGTGAAGGCTATGCCCCTGGTACAGAATTCCACCGATGCAAGGAGATGTCTGAGTACTGTAGTACTCTGTGCCAGCAGCTCTACCTGTTCCCAGGCTACCCACCCACGTGA
- the Casp2 gene encoding caspase-2 isoform X3, with protein sequence MAASSGRSQSSLHRKGLMAADRRSRILAVCGMHPDHQETLKKNRVVLAKQLLLSELLEHLLEKDIITLEMRELIQAKGGSFSQNVELLNLLPKRGPQAFDAFCEALRETRQGHLEDLLLTTLSDIQHILPPLSCDYDSSLPFSVCESCPPHKQSRLSTDTMEHSLDNGDGPPCLQVKPCTPEFYQAHYQLGNDIACHQEAPGLIGLLLLGL encoded by the exons ATGGCGGCGTCGAGCGGGAGGTCTCAGTCTTCCCTGCACAGGAAGGGGCTGATGGCGGCTGACAGGAGGAGCAG GATTTTGGCAGTGTGTGGAATGCATCCTGACCATCAGGAAACTCTGAAAAAGAATCGAGTGGTGCTGGCCAAACAGCTGCTGCTGAGCGAACTGTTAGAACATCTCCTAGAAAAGGACATTATCACTTTGGAAATGAGGGAGCTAATCCAG GCCAAAGGGGGCAGTTTCAGCCAGAATGTGGAACTCCTCAACCTGCTGCCAAAGAGAGGACCCCAGGCTTTTGATGCCTTCTGTGAAGCCCTGCGGGAGACCAGGCAGGGTCACTTGGAAGACTTACTGCTCACAACCCTCTCTGATATCCAGCACATACTCCCACCG TTGAGCTGTGACTATGACTCAAGTCTCCCCTTCTCGGTGTGTGAGTCCTGCCCTCCTCACAAGCAGTCCCGCCTATCCACAG ATACTATGGAACACTCCTTAGATAATGGTGATGGTCCTCCCTGTCTTCAGGTGAAGCCATGCACTCCTGAGTTTTACCAGGCACACTACCAGCTG GGTAACGACATTGCCTGTCATCAAGAAGCTCCTGGTCTAATTGGCCTCCTCCTTCTAGGCCTATAG
- the Casp2 gene encoding caspase-2 isoform X4: protein MAASSGRSQSSLHRKGLMAADRRSRILAVCGMHPDHQETLKKNRVVLAKQLLLSELLEHLLEKDIITLEMRELIQAKGGSFSQNVELLNLLPKRGPQAFDAFCEALRETRQGHLEDLLLTTLSDIQHILPPLSCDYDSSLPFSVCESCPPHKQSRLSTDEKYNLLCMF, encoded by the exons ATGGCGGCGTCGAGCGGGAGGTCTCAGTCTTCCCTGCACAGGAAGGGGCTGATGGCGGCTGACAGGAGGAGCAG GATTTTGGCAGTGTGTGGAATGCATCCTGACCATCAGGAAACTCTGAAAAAGAATCGAGTGGTGCTGGCCAAACAGCTGCTGCTGAGCGAACTGTTAGAACATCTCCTAGAAAAGGACATTATCACTTTGGAAATGAGGGAGCTAATCCAG GCCAAAGGGGGCAGTTTCAGCCAGAATGTGGAACTCCTCAACCTGCTGCCAAAGAGAGGACCCCAGGCTTTTGATGCCTTCTGTGAAGCCCTGCGGGAGACCAGGCAGGGTCACTTGGAAGACTTACTGCTCACAACCCTCTCTGATATCCAGCACATACTCCCACCG TTGAGCTGTGACTATGACTCAAGTCTCCCCTTCTCGGTGTGTGAGTCCTGCCCTCCTCACAAGCAGTCCCGCCTATCCACAG ATGAGAAATACAATTTACTGTGTATGTTTTGA
- the Tmem139 gene encoding transmembrane protein 139: MVPRQLLGKLKQPFLFLSSASLLLGLALLVIQPDVAPVAYFFLCLAGFCFIACLLACVMERCLQPMPSSRQTDNPEASGNAQVNEAFEVPTYEQAVVVMDSQSQHHLQELEQPPPYSSIIISPGIEGAQPSQPERPDTGSQKRRVGSEGTMTPRGNPGRALRLRGPRVVSTAPDLQSLRVAPKLEPNTPPPAYEIGFAHPDDDSVFYEDKWILP, translated from the exons ATGGTGCCAAGGCAGCTGTTGGGGAAACTGAAGCAGCCGTTTCTCTTCCTGAGCAGTGCCTCCCTCCTCCTGGGGCTGGCTTTACTGGTCATACAGCCTGATGTCGCCCCTGTTGCTTACTTCTTCCTCTGCTTGGCTGGCTTCTGCTTTATCGCTTGCCTCCTGGCCTGTGTTATGGAACGGTGTCTCCAACCAATGCCAAGTTCAAGGCAGACTGACAATCCAGAGGCCTCGGGCAATGCACA GGTCAATGAAGCTTTTGAGGTGCCAACCTACGAACAGGCTGTAGTAGTGATGGATTCACAATCACAGCACCATCTCCAAGAGCTGGAGCAACCACCGCCTTACAGCAGTATCATAATATCCCCAGGAATTGAGGGGGCACAGCCTAGCCAACCAGAGAGGCCTGACACAGGCAGTCAGAAAAGGCGAGTGGGCTCAGAGGGGACAATGACGCCCAGAGGAAACCCTGGAAGAGCTCTTCGACTTAGGGGTCCACGAGTTGTGTCCACTGCTCCTGATCTGCAAAGCTTGAGGGTGGCCCCAAAACTGGAGCCTAATACTCCACCCCCTGCCTATGAAATCGGTTTTGCTCACCCTGATGATGACAGTGTTTTCTATGAAGATAAATGGATACTTCCCTAA
- the Casp2 gene encoding caspase-2 isoform X1 codes for MAASSGRSQSSLHRKGLMAADRRSRILAVCGMHPDHQETLKKNRVVLAKQLLLSELLEHLLEKDIITLEMRELIQAKGGSFSQNVELLNLLPKRGPQAFDAFCEALRETRQGHLEDLLLTTLSDIQHILPPLSCDYDSSLPFSVCESCPPHKQSRLSTDTMEHSLDNGDGPPCLQVKPCTPEFYQAHYQLAYRLQSQPRGLALVMSNVHFTGEKDLEFRSGGDVDHTTLVTLFKLLGYNVHVLYDQTAQEMQEKLQNFAQLPAHRVTDSCIVALLSHGVEGGIYGVDGKLLQLQEVFRLFDNANCPSLQNKPKMFFIQACRGGAIGSLGHLLLFTAATASLAL; via the exons ATGGCGGCGTCGAGCGGGAGGTCTCAGTCTTCCCTGCACAGGAAGGGGCTGATGGCGGCTGACAGGAGGAGCAG GATTTTGGCAGTGTGTGGAATGCATCCTGACCATCAGGAAACTCTGAAAAAGAATCGAGTGGTGCTGGCCAAACAGCTGCTGCTGAGCGAACTGTTAGAACATCTCCTAGAAAAGGACATTATCACTTTGGAAATGAGGGAGCTAATCCAG GCCAAAGGGGGCAGTTTCAGCCAGAATGTGGAACTCCTCAACCTGCTGCCAAAGAGAGGACCCCAGGCTTTTGATGCCTTCTGTGAAGCCCTGCGGGAGACCAGGCAGGGTCACTTGGAAGACTTACTGCTCACAACCCTCTCTGATATCCAGCACATACTCCCACCG TTGAGCTGTGACTATGACTCAAGTCTCCCCTTCTCGGTGTGTGAGTCCTGCCCTCCTCACAAGCAGTCCCGCCTATCCACAG ATACTATGGAACACTCCTTAGATAATGGTGATGGTCCTCCCTGTCTTCAGGTGAAGCCATGCACTCCTGAGTTTTACCAGGCACACTACCAGCTG GCCTATAGGTTGCAGTCTCAGCCTCGTGGCTTGGCACTGGTGATGAGTAATGTGCACTTTACTGGAGAGAAAGACCTGGAATTTCGCTCCGGAGGGGATGTGGACCACACTACTCTAGTCACCCtcttcaagcttttgggctacaATGTCCATGTGCTGTATGACCAGACTGCACAG GAAATGCAAGAGAAACTTCAGAATTTTGCACAGTTACCTGCACACCGGGTCACAGACTCCTGCATAGTAGCACTCCTCTCACATGGTGTGGAAGGTGGCATCTACGGGGTGGATGGCAAACTGCTTCAG CTCCAAGAGGTTTTTCGACTTTTTGACAATGCTAACTGTCCAAGTCTACAGAACAAACCAAAAATGTTCTTCATCCAAGCATGTCGTGGAG GTGCTATTGGATCCCTTGGGCACCTCCTTCTGTTCACTGCTGCCACCGCCTCTCTTGCTCT ATGA